Proteins co-encoded in one Amaranthus tricolor cultivar Red isolate AtriRed21 chromosome 7, ASM2621246v1, whole genome shotgun sequence genomic window:
- the LOC130818706 gene encoding cytochrome P450 705A5-like, with amino-acid sequence MLNQIQCLMTSTSTLLRVREPMIEYQDYLLIFCLFSALFICICTTKRKGDGRKLNLPPSPLSLPLIGHFHHLLSLAGLYSSLHRVAVQYGPLVYLRLGSSTLVLVSSASVAAQICKAQDVYFACRPKFSYADKILYGEFSFINAPYGEYWRFLKKLCVNELLGARQVDRSKSIRSQEILKFLKRVIGYAERSEVIDVRVEMVKLTNNVLCRMAMSTSTEMGMGMDQAEEMRDILKQSFELAGKLYVGEMLGPFKRLILWIYGTKVSNLTKRFDQLLEKILKDHEHESESDGDHVVKDLMDIMLDVQREEKAKVPITRSNIKAFFTDLIIAGTDSSSQAMEWVIAELINHPLVLRKVREEIKLVVGDTRLVKESDIPSLPYLQAVVKETLRLHPSGVFTTRLCRQNCKVEGFDISENTPVAINLYTIMRDPNEWKNPNEFRPERFLDLGGVYEEDINKEIRSNSKGQNLNFIPFGAGRRGCPGTLLAFTLLNYVIAASIQCFDWKVDSGEVNMQPGRGISLAMAHPLKCRPVVHFNPFKSECN; translated from the exons ATGCTAAATCAAATACAATGTCTAATGACCTCGACCTCGACCTTATTGAGGGTCCGGGAACCCATGATTGAATACCAGGATTACTTGTTGATTTTTTGCCTTTTCTCAGctctttttatttgtatttgcacaACTAAAAGAAAAGGAGATGGCAGAAAGTTGAACCTTCCTCCAAGCCCATTATCTCTTCCACTTATTGGCCACTTTCATCACCTGCTTTCCTTAGCTGGTTTGTACAGCTCCTTGCACCGTGTGGCTGTTCAATATGGACCCCTTGTATACCTCCGTCTGGGGAGCTCTACCCTTGTACTGGTCTCTTCTGCTTCTGTGGCTGCCCAAATCTGTAAGGCGCAAGACGTTTACTTTGCTTGCCGACCCAAATTCTCCTATGCTGACAAGATCCTTTATGGAGAATTTAGCTTCATTAATGCTCCATATGGAGAGTACTGGCGTTTCCTGAAGAAGCTCTGCGTCAATGAGCTGCTTGGGGCCCGCCAAGTGGACCGGTCTAAGTCCATTCGATCCCAAGAGATCCTTAAGTTCTTGAAAAGAGTGATAGGGTATGCTGAGAGATCAGAAGTGATTGATGTTAGAGTCGAGATGGTGAAGTTGACGAATAATGTGTTGTGTAGGATGGCAATGAGTACAAGCACTGaaatggggatggggatggacCAAGCAGAGGAGATGAGAGATATATTAAAACAATCTTTTGAGTTGGCTGGAAAGCTTTATGTGGGTGAAATGCTAGGCCCCTTCAAGAGACTCATACTATGGATATATGGTACCAAAGTATCCAATCTGACCAAAAGATTTGATCAGTTGCTTGAGAAGATTTTGAAAGATCATGAGCATGAATCTGAATCTGATGGAGATCATGTCGTTAAGGATTTGATGGACATTATGTTGGATGTCCAGCGTGAAGAGAAAGCAAAGGTTCCGATTACCAGAAGCAATATCAAGGCCTTCTTCACT GATTTGATAATAGCAGGCACAGATAGCTCGTCGCAGGCAAtggaatgggtgatagcggaaCTTATCAATCATCCTCTCGTTTTAAGAAAGGTGAGGGAAGAGATAAAGCTTGTCGTAGGGGATACTAGATTGGTTAAGGAATCTGACATTCCGAGTCTCCCTTACTTGCAAGCAGTTGTGAAGGAAACTCTAAGATTGCATCCATCAGGGGTGTTCACAACTAGGTTGTGCCGTCAAAACTGCAAGGTGGAAGGTTTTGACATATCGGAAAATACTCCCGTGGCTATTAATTTATACACTATAATGAGAGATCCTAACGAATGGAAGAATCCGAATGAGTTTAGACCTGAGAGGTTCCTAGATTTGGGTGGTGTATATGAAGAGGATATCAACAAAGAAATCAGAAGTAATAGTAAGGGGCAGAATCTAAACTTCATACCATTTGGTGCTGGAAGAAGAGGATGCCCTGGAACTTTGCTTGCTTTTACTCTTCTCAATTATGTGATTGCAGCTTCAATTCAATGCTTTGATTGGAAGGTTGATTCTGGAGAGGTGAATATGCAGCCTGGCAGAGGCATATCCCTAGCCATGGCTCATCCACTTAAATGTCGTCCCGTTGTTCATTTTAATCCTTTCAAATCTGAAtgcaattga
- the LOC130818705 gene encoding putative lipid-transfer protein DIR1: MKVPQSLRSKAFVSSVVMILIMTVNVELSQGSTCSSTFFSALVQLIPCRTAVSPFGPVPPSETCCNAVKTLGQPCLCVLVNGPPISGVDRSMALQLPDKCASNFDPCELARK, translated from the exons ATGAAAGTACCTCAAAGTCTACGCAGCAAGGCTTTTGTTTCCTCGGTGGTGATGATCTTAATCATGACTGTGAATGTAGAGCTGAGCCAAGGGAGCACGTGTAGCAGCACGTTTTTCTCAGCACTCGTGCAACTAATACCGTGCAGAACAGCAGTCTCTCCATTTGGCCCTGTTCCACCAAGTGAGACCTGCTGCAATGCCGTCAAGACTCTTGGACAGCCTTGTTTATGTGTCCTTGTCAATGGCCCTCCTATATCTGGTGTTGACCGCAGCATGGCCTTGCAACTTCCTGATAAGTGTGCCTCGAATTTTGATCCAT GTGAATTAGCAAGGAAGTAG